In Deltaproteobacteria bacterium, the sequence TCGAGGCGCCGCCCGCGCTCCAGGTCCTGGAGCATCGAGGTGCGGAGCGTGTCGAGATGGTCGCGCGAGAAGGCGATGGTGGTCTCGACGCGCGCCGGGTCGAGCTGGATGCCTTGCGCGCGCGCGACCGCGACGACCTCGTGCATGGCGGCGCGCAGCACGTCGGCGGTCGCCGGGATCCGGGCGGCGGTTCCGGCCGTCGTGTGCGTGAGGGCGGTCACCGCGTTGTGCGCCGCGTTCCACATGAGCTTGCCCCAGAGTCCGACCGCGATCTCGCGGGTGAGGCGGTGACGGATCCCGGCTTCGGTGAGCAGCGTCGCGAGAGTTCGGCCGCGCGGGCTCTCGTGGCCGGTGAGCTCGCCGAAGAAGATCGTGCCCTCGGCGACGTGGCGGACGACGCCCGGCGCCACCAGCTCGGCGCCGATCTCGGTCATGGCCCCCATGAGCGGCGGCAGGTCGAGCGCCGACGCGAGCAGCGTCTCGTTCTCGACCCCGTTCTGCAGGGACAAGACGACACTGTCCTCTCGCACCACGGGCGCGATCTGCCGGGCGACGGCCGCGGTGTCGTATGACTTCACAGTGAAGAACACGAGCGCGAAGGGCTCGAGCCCGCCGACGTCGTCGACGGCCGTGAGGCGCGAGACGTGGAAGTCGCCGTCGATGCTCTCGACGGTGAGGCCGGCCGCGCGAAGGGCCGCGAGATTCGCGCCGCGCGCCAGAAAGGTCACGTCGTGGCCGGCCCGGGCGAGCGAGGCTCCGAAGAAGCCGCCGACCGCGCCCGTGCCGGCGATCAGGATGCGCACGGCGTCAGAACTTCACTTGCGGCACCTGCTTCGCGCTCTCGGGAACCTCGAAGTACTTCTGCTCGCCGAAGCCGAACACTTTCGCCGTGAGCACCGTCGGGAAGGTCTTGGCGAGCGTGTTGTACTCCTGCACGACTTCGTTGTAGCGCCGCCGCTCCGTGGCGATGCGGTTCTCCGTGCCGGCGAGCTCGTCGGAGAGCCGTGCGAACTGCGTGTCGGCCTTCAGGTTCGGATAGCTCTCGGCGAGCGCGAGGAGCCGCGAGAGCGCCGACGAGAGCTCGCCGGACGCCGCGATCTCCGCGTCGCGCGAGCCGCCCGCCGCCAGCATGCGGGCGCGCGCGTTCGCGACCGCTTCGAAGATCCCCTTCTCGTGGGCCGCGTAGCCTTTGGTCACCTCGATGAGGTTCGGGATCAGGTCGTTGCGCCGCTGCAGCTGGTTCTCGACCTGTGCCCAGGCGCCGTCGATCGCTTCGCGCAGGCCGACGAGCCGGTTGTAGCCGCAACCCGAGAGCGTCGAGGCGATCAGCAGCAGCGCCACCGTCGCGAGCATCGTTCGTGAACGCGTCATGTCGTCTCCTCCATGCAGTGAGATCACCATTTTCCACCGGCGCCGCCGCCGCCGAAGCTGCCGCCGCCGAACCCGCCGAAGCCTCCGCCACCGCTACCCCCGAAGCCGCCCCCGCCGAACGTACCGCC encodes:
- a CDS encoding ketopantoate reductase family protein, yielding MRILIAGTGAVGGFFGASLARAGHDVTFLARGANLAALRAAGLTVESIDGDFHVSRLTAVDDVGGLEPFALVFFTVKSYDTAAVARQIAPVVREDSVVLSLQNGVENETLLASALDLPPLMGAMTEIGAELVAPGVVRHVAEGTIFFGELTGHESPRGRTLATLLTEAGIRHRLTREIAVGLWGKLMWNAAHNAVTALTHTTAGTAARIPATADVLRAAMHEVVAVARAQGIQLDPARVETTIAFSRDHLDTLRTSMLQDLERGRRLEYDAINGAVLRFGEAVGVATPVNRVLYGLLAALDPARTHPSER
- a CDS encoding LemA family protein; translation: MTRSRTMLATVALLLIASTLSGCGYNRLVGLREAIDGAWAQVENQLQRRNDLIPNLIEVTKGYAAHEKGIFEAVANARARMLAAGGSRDAEIAASGELSSALSRLLALAESYPNLKADTQFARLSDELAGTENRIATERRRYNEVVQEYNTLAKTFPTVLTAKVFGFGEQKYFEVPESAKQVPQVKF